In Marinobacter salinisoli, the DNA window AGCGGCTCCAGCCCGAGGATAAGCGGAAAAAGGTGGTGGAAATTGGCGACATCGAGGATGTCGTGGCCAATATCGCCCGGATTCCGCCGAAGAACGTGTCTACCAGTGACAAAGACCTGCTCCGCAATCTGGAGCGGGATCTGAAGATGGTGGTCTTTGGTCAGGATCCTGCCATTGAGTCACTGGCCACTGCCATCAAGCTTGCGCGGGCTGGTCTGAAGGCACCGGAAAAGCCGGAGGGCGCTTTCCTGTTTGCAGGGCCCACGGGTGTTGGTAAAACCGAGGTTACTAAGCAGCTTGCCAAGGTACTGGGTATTGAACTGGTGCGGTTCGATATGTCCGAGTATATGGAGCGGCATACTGTATCTCGTCTCATTGGGGCTCCTCCCGGCTATGTGGGTTATGACCAGGGTGGCCTGCTGACAGAGGCGGTGAATAAGCACCCGCACTGTGTGCTTCTTCTGGATGAGATTGAAAAAGCGCATCCGGAGGTCTTCAATCTGCTGCTGCAGGTGATGGATCATGGAACACTTACCGATAACAACGGTCGCAAGGCTGATTTCCGGCACGTCATTCTGGTTATGACCACGAATGCCGGTGCAGAGAGCATGGCGCGCCGCTCCATTGGCTTCAATGAGCAGGATCACAGCACCGATGGCATGGAGATTATCAGTAAGACCTTCACGCCCGAGTTCCGTAACCGGTTGGACGGCATCATCCAGTTTGCCGACCTGCAAAAAGAAACCATCACGCATGTGGTGGATAAGTTCCTCACCGAACTGCAGGCTCAGCTGGACGAGAAGCATGTTGTTCTGCACGTGGAAGATGCGGCCAAACAGTGGCTTGCAGAGAAGGGCTACGACGTAACCATGGGTGCCCGCCCAATGTCGCGCCTGATTCAGGATAAGATCAAGCGCCCGCTTGCTGAGCAGATTTTGTTCGGTCGCCTATCTGAAAATGGCGGCGATGTGTTTGTTCATCTGCGGGATGATGATCTGGTTTTTGAATACGAGGATGAGCCTGCAGAGGTTCTGTAATTTGGGTAGCGGCCCATAACGCGGAAAAGCCACACCTGAGGGGTGTGGCTTTTTTTTGCCTGAGCTTTGTTGCCCCTGGGTCTGGGGTTGAGCACTTGGCGCTGACGTCAGATGGTTTTCAGTCTGTTCATTGGCGCCGTGCGAGCGCATTCTCGGGCGGAATGGCATCCCAGGCTAATGAAGGATGGAGCGTTAAGGGGAGTAAGCAGAGTTGCTGTCTGCCATGAAAAAAGTCCCGAATTCCGGGACTTTTACAGATGTCTTCGACAACTCAGCGGGCGCGGTAAACGATTCGGCCCTTGCTCAGGTCGTAAGGGGTAAGCTCGACCTTTACCTTGTCGCCGGTGAGGATGCGAATGTAGTTTTTCCGCATCTTGCCCGAAATGTGTGCAGTCACCACGTGACCGTTGCTGAGCTCAACACGGAACATGGTATTGGGAAGGGTGTCGATAATAACGCCTTCCATTTCAATGACATCTGATTTCGCCATTAAGTAGAAACCTCGCTTGGGGTGTTTCCTGTGATTTTAAATTGCGCAATTCTGCCTGAATTGCTGCCATTTGGCAAAAATCAGTTTGGGTTCATCCTCTGCCAGTGGCCGTTACGAAGCAACTCGATGGGTTGGAAGCGGGTCTTGTAATTCATTTTACGGCATTCTTTAATCCAGTAACCCAGGTACAGATGCGCAAGGCCGCGCCGGGCCGCGTCTTCGATCTGCCAAAGGATCGCGAAGGTGCCCAGACTGCGGTGTTCCAGTTCCGGCTTAAATACGGTGTAGATCGCTGACAGCCCATCGTCCAGCACATCAACTGCAGCCAGCGCCACTAATTCATTGCCTAGCCGGATCTCCAGGAACCAGGAGTCGGTGGCTCCGTCCACCAGAAACGAGTTGAACTGCTCCCGGGAGGGAGGATACATGTCGCCGTCACTGTGGCGCTGGCTGATGTATTCGGCGTACAGCTCGTAATACTGTTCACTGAATTGGGCAGGCACCAGTGTGCAGCTGAGGTCCTGGTTTTTCTTCAGGATACGTTTCTGGCTCCGGTCTGGCTGAAACTGGTTGATCTTGAGTCGAACCGGTATGCACGCGTTGCACTGCTCGCAGTGGGGACGATAATAATGTGAGCCGCTGCGGCGAAAGCCAAGGGCTGTCAGTTGGCTGTATAGTTTTTTGTCGATTCGCGCCCTCGGATCCACAAACATGGTCGTTGCTTCGCGGTCTGTGAGGTAGCTGCAGTCGTGTGGTGGCGTGGCGAAAAAAACCAGCGTTCTCAAGTTGCTCATTCACACCTCCGGCGCTGACCACCGCCAGCGGAGCTCCCAATCCTGTTGGCTAGGTGGCTGATCTACACAATCCCGGAGTATAGATAAAAACTCGCGGCGGGGAATGCTTCTGGCACCCATTGTCAGCAGGTGAGGGCTTTCAACCTGACAGTCCATCAACTGGTAATTCCACTCCCGTAACTGGTTGGCCAAATGAACCATGATTGCTTTGGATGCGTTGGTTTCCAGTGAGAACATGGACTCACCGAAAAAACATTGCCCGATGGCCAGGCCGTACATGCCTCCGGCGAGCTCTCCCTCCGGGTTCCAGGCCTCGATGGAGTGGGCGATACCTTGGTGATGCAGTTCCGAATAGCTTTCGATCATGTCCTCGGTAATCCATGTGCCCTCTGCCCGGGTCGTGGCGCAAAGGCGGATGATGCGGCCAAATGCCTTGTTCGAGGTGATACGAAAGTATTGCTGGTTCAGGGTACGTCGCAGGCTTCGGGATACATGAACTTCTTCGGGAATGAGCACGCAACGGGGGTTGGGGGACCACCATAAAATAGGCTGGTCATCGCTGTACCAGGGGAAGATGCCGTTTCGATAGGCGAGCAGGATTCTGTCGGTGGACAGGTCACCGCCAAGAGCGAGAAGTCCATCCGGGTCGTCGAGCGCCTCCTCAGCAGGGGGGAACCAGAGCTGGTCCGGATCAAGCCAGGGTAGAGAAGTCATCCTGTTCCATAACTTGGTAAGGGACTTGTGATCCTGATGCCTCCGTCGGGAAAACAGCTCGCAACCTCCGATGGCTGCCTTGCTGGCTTTGGCGCATTGCCAAGGCCGCGAGCTGTGACTGTGCTGCAGGTTATTGATTCGCCTGCGTCAGTTTGGTTCAGTCCTGTTCGTCCAGGAATTTTTCGGCATCCAGTGCGGCCATGCAGCCAAATCCGGCTGATGTGACGGCCTGCCGGTAAACCTGATCGGCCACATCGCCCGCTGCGAACACACCGGGAACGCTGCTCTCGGTAGCCATGCCTTGCAGACCCGATCGGATCTGGATGTAACCGTTTTTCATCTCCAGCTGACCTTCGAACAGGTCGGTGTTCGGCTTGTGGCCAATGGCGATAAAAACACCTGCAAGGTCCAGGTCTTGAGTTGTGCCGTCTTTGGTGCTCTTGATCCGCATGCCGGTTACGCCCGTTCCGTCACCAAGCACCTCGTCCAGGGTGTGGTCCCAGACAATGTTGACGTTGCCGTTTTCGGCCTTGTCGAATAACTTGTCCTGCAGAATCTTTTCGGCGCGCAGGCTGTCGCGGCGGTGAACCAGGGTGACTTCCTCGGCGATGTTGGCCAGGTAAAGTGCTTCTTCAACCGCGGTATTGCCGCCGCCGATCACGGCCACTTTTTTCTTGCGATAGAAAAAACCGTCACAGGTGGCGCAGGCGGAAACGCCCTGGCCCTTGAACTTTTCTTCCGACTCCAGGCCCAGGTACATGGCTGAGGCACCGGTGGCGATAATCAGTGCATCACAGGTGTATTCGCCACCGTCACCTTTGAGGCGGAAGGGGCGGTTGTGCAGATCAGCTTCGTTGATGGTGTCGTAAACAATTTTGGTCTCGAAGCGTTCAGCGTGCTTCTGCATCCTCTGCATCAGTTCTGGGCCCTGAACGCCGTCGTTGTCGCCGGGCCAGTTGTCTACATCGGTGGTGGTGGTGAGCTGACCGCCAACTTCGATACCGGTGATGAGGGTCGGGTTAAGGTTGGCCCGCGCAGCGTAGACAGCCGCCGTGTAACCGGCAGGCCCGGAGCCCAGAATGATCAGTCGGGAGTGTTGGGTTTCGCTCATGTGTCTTTCTTCCTTCGAACTGTGCGACGCTGGGGGCTTGATATCCCAGTCTGCGAATAAACCGCAGAAGGCTACCATGAAAGCCTATCTGTGCCATTCGTTTTGGTTAATTCTCTGTATAAATGTTCGCTATTTACTGAAGCACCGAAACCGAGCTCAGCAGCTGCCGAACCCGCTCCGCGCCTTTGCCTGACTGGCCCTGCTCGAGGCGGTGTTCTGCGACCGAGGGTAACACTGCCTGAATGTCGTCGGGAAGCGCATGATGCCGGCCGTGCATCATCGCCCAGGACTTGGCGGCTCTGAGCAGGCCCAGCCCTGCCCGGGGCGACAGGCCATACATAACACCGGGCATTCGGCGGCTCTGCTCCAGCAAGCGCTGGACATAATCGAGCAGGGCTGGGCTTGCGGACACCCGCTCGACCGCTTCCTGCAAGCTGGTCAGTTCCTTCTGCGGGAGGATCGACGCCAGCTTTTCGGTCATGGCGCGTCGGTCCTCGCCTTCCAGCAATTCTCGCTCGGCTTGTGGATCCGGGTAGCCGAGGCGAAGCCGCATCAGGAATCGGTCGAGTTGTGACTCCGGCAGTGGGTAAGTGCCGCCCTGCTCAATCGGGTTCTGGGTGGCGATGACAAAAAACGGATGGGGCAGTGGGCGGGTTTCGCCCTCAATTGAAACCTGTCGCTCTTCCATGGCTTCGAGAAGGGCGCTTTGGGTGCGCGGTGACGCGCGGTTGATCTCATCGGCAAGAACGACCTGCGCAAAAATGGGCCCGGGATGGAATACCAGGCTGCCGGCTTCCTTGTCGAACATGGAATAGCCAAGCACATCGGCCGGGAGCAGGTCGTTGGTAAACTGGATGCGCTGGTAGCTCAACCCCATGATTCGGGCAAGGGCGTGCGACAGGGTGGTCTTGCCCATGCCGGGTATATCTTCAATCAGCAAGTGTCCCCTGGCCAGCAGGCAGCAGACAGCCAGCCTTACCTGCTGTTCCTTGCCGAGAAGGATCTGGTTCAGTTCGCGGACAACGGAATCGACCAGTTGCTTCATGGTTAAGTCAGTCTCTCACTCGTTTTAACAGGTCGCGGTAGGCGTCGATGCGGCGGTCTCTCAGGTAAGGCCATATACGCCTGACCGACTCGGTTCGTGTTCGATCGAGCGTGGCGCTGATTACGCTGTCGCCGGTATTGTCAGCGCGGGCCAGAAACTCACCCTGTGGGCCGCAAATGAAACTGTTTCCCCAGAACCTGATGCCCTCACTGTGGCCAGAAGGGTCGGGCTCGCTTCCGACCCGGTTGGGTGCTATGACTGGCAAATTGTTTGCGACCGCGTGGCCGCGTTGGACGGTGATCCAGGCATCCAGTTGGCGCGCCTGCTCCTCCCGGCTATCGGTCACGTCCCAGCCAATTGCTGTGGGATAGATCAGTATTTCCGCACCGGCCAGCGCCATCAGCCTCGCGGCTTCGGGATACCACTGATCCCAGCAAACCAGAACGCCCAGCTTGCCGACCGAGGTCTGGATTGGGCTGAAACCGCTACTGCCATTGTTGAACTCGGCATCGCCCGGGGTGAAGTAGAATTTTTCATAGAAGCCCGGGTCATCGGGTATGTGCATCTTGCGGTAGAGTCCGGCGATCGAGCCGTCTTTTTCAAAGACAACGGCGGTGTTGTGGTATACGCCATTCATCCGCCGTTCAAAGATGGAACCCACGAGAACGATGTTCAGTTCCCGGGCTAAATCGCCCAGTCGTTCGCTGGTCGGGCCGGGAATGGGTTCCGCCAGTTCGAAAACGGAGGTGTCTTCAGTCTGGCAGAAATAAGACGTGGCGTGCAGTTCCTGCAGTACCACCAGCTCGGCGCCATCCGAGGCGGCCTGCCGCACCAGTGTTTCGCTTTTTGCGAGGCTTGTTTCCTTGTCGTCGCTGCAGGATTGCTGGATGGCAGCGAGCTTCAGAAAGTTCTGGGTCATCGTTCGACAACTCCGGCGGGAAGCTGCATGGTGACACAGTGCAGGCTTCCGTGTTGATGAATGAGGGCTCGGCAATCGATGGGTATGATTTCCCGGTCGGGAAATATTTCCGTCAGCACCGCAATGGCTTCTTCGTCTTGTGGAACGCCGTAAGTCGGCAGGAGCACGGCTCCGTTCACAATGAGGAAGTTGGCGTAAGTGGCCGGGAGGCGTTCGCCATCGTCGTCGTAAATCGGATCAGGCCAGGGCAGCGGGGTTAGCCGGTAGGGTTTCCCGTTGCTTTGACGAAACTCCTGGAGTTCTTCTTCCATGGCGGCCAGCGCACTGTAATGCTCATCGGCGACGTCGTGGCATGCGACGTAGCATATATGATCGGGCGCGCAAAAACGGGCCAGAGTATCTATGTGGCTGTCGGTGTCATCCCCGGCGAGGTAGCCGTGATTAAGCCAGAGAATCCGGTCCGCGCCCAGGGTGTTGGCGAGAAGTTTCTCGATGTCTGTCCGGTCGCAGGACGGATTCCGGCTGGGCGTCAGCAGGCATTCGCTAGTCGTCAGCAGGGTTCCGCGCCCGTCGGATTCGATGGACCCACCTTCGAGGATGAAATCGATGGGCTCAATCGGTACGGAACCAAAGGCACCAGCCTCGCTCAACCGCCGATTCAGTTCGTTATCTTTCTGCCAGTGGAATTTTCCGCCCCACGCGTTGAAACCGAAGTCCAGTAGTTGGACCTGGCTATCCGTTTTAACGGTGAGTGGTCCGTGGTCCCGCGCCCAGGTGTCGTCAGCTGGCGCAACAACGCCGATCACGCGGCCCGGCAGGCCATGTTCCTGCGCGTGGTCAGTGAGCCGTTGCGCTTCACGATGCAGGCACGCCTCGTCTTCACAGCTGATGATCAGGTGTTCGAATCGAATGACGGCTCTGGCGATCGCTCGAAAGACCGGCTCGACCTCCGGGAGGCAATCCGCCCAGTCAGTACCGGAGTGGGGCCAGGTGAGCATCACCGCGCTTTGCGGTGCCCATTCAGCCGGTAGTGTGCGTCTGAAAGTCACTGTACATGCACCTTTCTTGTTTTACTGGCCGCTAATCTGCCAAAGTCTTCGATAGAGCGTTCCATCCCTAAGGTATACGAATCGTCTGGTGATGTATTGCCGGACGTTAGCGGTTGGGTTTCAGTACAGAATGAAGTACGCGGTCGTGCTCGAAATAGACGACAAAATTCTGATAGTGCCACTGGCTGATGGGCGGTTCTCCCACCGGACCCTGAATTTGCAGGGGAGATCCCCACTGTGCACGCACGGACGCCTGGGTCATGCCTGTCGACGGGGTGCTGATGCCAGAGCGGTCTGCCTGGGTGCCCACCGGAACCGTCACTTGTTCCGCCACAGCGCTGCCAGCCGGAGCCAATGTCAGTGCGGCGGCTAAGGCCAGTGAACTCAGCAGGATTTTGTTTTTCTTCATTACTACGCTCCATTAATACAGGGTTCTGCCTGCCTGGACACCGCAGGCAGATATGGAAAATGCTAATATCTTAAAACCTCTGGTAAAAGTCACCAGCTTTCCTAAGTTTAATCGTTTTGCCTTTGTTGAATTTGCCAGCGCATGACGTGTCTTGCAATCTGCTGACGGTCACCGTCTGTAATCTGGCTGAAATGAACATGCACTCGAGTGCCACCGGCCTGATCTGGAACGGTTTCCAGGACCTCGGCGATTGCTCGGGGCTGATAGAGATGGGTTGACAAGGTCATCTGAATGGCCAGGTTGTCACCCGGCTGCCACACCGGGGTGGCGGTAGAGAAGGCCAGCCCACCCTCGCTCAGAGTCACTTCCTGCCAGTCCTCCGGTTGCAACGGATTTTGCACACAGGCCATAATGCGCTCCAGCGTGTCCAGCTTGCCGTTCAATGACTTGATTAATCCAGCCAGGGCTCTGTCCCGCTCCGCAAGCACGGTAAGTTGGGAGCGGACTTCCAGGTCCAGACGACGGAACTCGGTTTTCAGAACGTCGAATTGATCGCTGCCGAAGGCGTCATTCAAACCGATGTCCGCAGATGGGAGCTTGTTGAGTTCCAGTCCGATGCGATCATTGATCCGGTAATAGTCCCTGCGTTCGGGGACGCTTTGCTCTGGTTCGGGATGAGAGCTGTTGGAAGGCATCCTGACTCCGGGGTTGGGTTTTTGTTGTCAGAAAAAGTTTATCAGTTTCCCAGGCTGCCTGAAGGCAGCGGGGAATAACAGCCACGACAGATCTGAAGGTAGCGTAGGCGCCTCTCCATATGTTCAGACCCTTATCGTTTTACATTGGTTTGCGGTACACCGCGGCCAAGCGTCGTAATCACTTCATTTCCTTTATATCACTTACCTCCATGATTGGCCTGACGCTGGGCGTCGCCGTGCTGATAATTGTGCTCTCCGTCATGAATGGGTTTGATCGGGAACTCAAGCAGCGAATCCTCGGCATGGTGCCCCATGCGGTCATTGAGGGGGCGGGACCCCTTGACGACTGGGAGTCGATTGATCGGGAAGTTCAGCAACATCCCCGGGTTCTGGCAGCCGCCCCGTTCATCAAGGGGCAGGGTATGGTGACCGGCGGAGGGAATGTCCGGGGCGTTTTGCTCAATGGTGTGCTGCCCAGTGAGGAAAAGACGGTTTCGATCCTCGAAGACCACATGGTCGAAGGGAGCCTGGACAATCTGAAGTCCGGCGAGTTCGGCATTATTATTGGCCGGCTTATGGCGGCAAGCCTGCGCTTGAAGGTGGGGGACCGGGTCACCGTCGTTCTGCCCGAGGCGTCGGTTACTCCGGCCGGCGTTCTGCCACGGCTGAAACGGTTCACTGTGAAAGGTATTTTCAGTGTGGGGGCCGAGTTGGATGGCAACTACACCATCGTTCACATGGACGATGCCTCCAAACTGATGCGCACGGGCGGCAAGGCCATGGGCGTTCGGCTGCTGGTGGATGATTTGTTTGCGGCGCCAAGGGTCGTCGAGCAGACCGCCCGTACGCTGGATGGTCGTTATTACATCTCCGATTGGACCCGCACGCATGGCAACCTGTTCCAGGCCATCCGGATGGAGAAAACCATGATCGGCCTGCTGCTGATGTTCATTGTTGCTGTCGCTGCGTTTAACATCGTTTCCACGCTGGTCATGGTCGTGACCGATAAGACCGCCGATATTGCGATCCTTCGGACTATGGGGGCGACACCGGGCCGTATCATGCGGATCTTCATTGTTCAGGGAGCGGTGATTGGTATTTTCGGAACGCTCGTGGGAACCGCTCTGGGTGTCCTTGGCGCCCTGAATATCAGTGACTTTATCTCCTGGCTGGAAGCGGTGCTTGGCCACCAGTTCCTGAGTGCAGACGTTTACTTCATCAGTTACCTGCCGTCTCAGCTTCAGTGGGAGGATGTACTGATCATCAGTGGTTCCGGCCTTGTTATGAGCTTGCTGGCAACGGTTTACCCGGCCTGGCGTGCGTCCAGAGTCGATCCGGCGGAGGCACTGCGGTATGAGTGAGAGTAAGACAGCTATGGAGAATCCATCCACCGTCATCGACTGTCGGCAGGTAACTCGCACCTACAGCGAGGGGCCCGGGTCGTTGACGATCTTTTCTGATATTTCCTTGCAGGTTACCAAGGGTGAAACCGTCGCGATTGTTGGCAGCAGCGGGGCGGGCAAAACCACCTTGCTGAACCTGCTGGGAGGTCTCGACCGGCCATCCTCTGGCCATATCCTGATTTGTGGTCAGGACATTCACGGCATGTCCGAGGCGGGGCGGGCGCGTTTTCGAAACGGACATCTGGGCTTTGTGTACCAGTTTCACCATCTGCTGCCAGAATTCACTGCCGTTGAGAACGTCATGATGCCCTGTGCCCTGGGCGGTCTGTCGGTCCGTGCTGCCCGACAAAAGGCTGTGGCGTTGCTGGAGCGTGTCGGCCTGGGTGGCCGGCTGGAGCACAAACCGGGTGAATTGTCGGGCGGAGAACGTCAGCGTGTGGCGATCGCCCGGGCCCTGGTCAACGAGCCGGATTGCGTATTGATGGATGAGCCCACTGGGAACCTGGACGAGCAGACCGCCAGAGGTGTCCGGGAGCTGATTGAATCACTGCGGGACCAGTTGGCGATCTCGTTTGTAATGGTGACCCATGATATGGATATGGCGCGGAGTCTGGGCCGCGTGCTGAGGCTGGAGCAGGGTACCCTGGTTCAGGAAGTCTGATCGGCAGGCTGGCCGCGCTTCAATCGGCTTAGCTGTCTGAGTCGCCAGCTGGAGCGGACTTTACGGCGCCACAGGTACTGAATGCTCAGGTAGGCGACGCAGGCTGACACGGTTGCAACGATCAGTGACCCCAGAAATAGCGGGATTCCGATGTCCAGTAGCCGTTCGCTGATCCACTGCCAGGTGAGCTCGAGTTCAAAGTTCAGCACCGGTCGGTCCAAGATCCATGCGCCCACTTTATAGTTGAAGTAGAACATGGGTGGCATGGTGATCGGGTTACTGATCCAGACCAGCATGACCGACAGCGGCAGGTTGGCGTTGAACCAGATCGCGAAGAACGCGGCGGCCACCATCTGAAAGGGCATGGGGATAAAGCAAAACCAGATGCCGACCAGAAAGGCCCTCGCGACGCTGTGTCGATTGATGTGCCAGAGGTTTGGTTCATGCAGGATATCGCCCAGAAAGTGCAGGGACTTCATGGCCTTAACCCTTTCAGGGGTTGGCAGATATCGTTTCATGAACTTCTTCGGCATCGGAAGCTCTGCGTGTCTTGAGAATCTTTCCCCGGCGGCAAGGATGCGGCCGGTCGTTCGTTTACCCGGGAGGACATGGAGTGTCCGGAAGCTCTTTCGGCCCAGTCTGGCCAGCGTCTGAACGCTTTTCTTCGCTTCTTGGCGTTATCGCCTTTTCTTGTGGCGCAATCATACTGTATTGGCAGTCAGCGTTACCACCTCTGGTCAGTGCCTTGGCGGGCTCTATCACAGCTTTTTGCATTCTGCTCTGGGTGCGTTCCCGCTTGGTCCGGCAGGCGCTCTTTGTCGTCGGGGCGTTTTGTGCCGGTATGGCGTGGGTTGCCTGGCACGCGGAGCTGCGGCTCAATCAGCGACTGCCGGCTGAGCTTGAAGGCGTTCCAGTATCGGTGTCCGGCTACGTTTGTGATGTTCCGGCGCCCGGAAGTTTTGACAGTCTGAAGTTCAGTTTCTGTGTGACTCACTGGCATCGACCGGATGATGAGCTGAGTGGAACGTCCTTGCCGGACAGGTTGCGGCTGGCCTGGTATGGCGCTGACCGGCGGTGGTTGCCGGATCACCGGCTGCGCCTGACGGTTGTATTGAAGCGCCCTCACGGCGCTCTGAACCCAGAAGGATTTCGTTACGAGGATTGGCTGTTTCGGCATGGATACCGGGCAACTGGCAGTGTTCGCTCCATTGAGCCGGATACACAGGTGCCTTGCGGCCTTCGGTGTCATTACGCGAAACAGCATGGTCAGGTGGTCCGGTGGGTTCAGCACCAATTTGCCGGGGCCCGGCAGGTTTCACTGATCGGTTCGCTGCTTGTCGGGTATCGGGGCGAGCTGGAACCGGCGCAGTGGTCGCTGCTGCGCGCCACCGGCACTATCCATCTTGTTGCCATATCCGGGCTTCATCTCGGGCTGATCGCCGTGGGCGTGAATTTGATTGCGGGTAGGCTGATCCGACGTGTGCCAGTCGCCTGGATGACTGAATCGGCGCGTCGTGGATGGATTTACAGCGCCATTGCCGTGAGTTGCCTGCTCTACGCACTGGTCGCCGGATTTACGGTGCCCACGCAACGAGCTTTGATCATGGTGCTGGTAGGCGGGTGGAGTTTGTTGCTGGCCCGGGCAGATGGCGTCTGGCGGCCTCTGATTTATGCGCTGGGGCTGACCCTGGTGATGGACCCCTTTGCTCCGCTGGATCAGGGCTTCTGGCTGTCTTTCGCCGCCGTGGCGGTGCTTATCGGGGTGTTTTCCGGACGGGTGGGGCGGCTCGGCTGGGTGCGCTCCTTGCTGATGGCCCAGGTGGCCGTGTTTGCCGGTCTCTGGCCTGCATTGATTCTGGTTGGTCAGGCCCAGCCGCTGGCAGGGGCGCTGGCGAATCTTGTCGCCATTCCCTGGATATCCCTTGTGGTAATGCCCCTGTTAATGATTGCCGGGGTATCGGCGGCATTACTACCTGAGCTGGCTGAACTGTTTGTGCCTCTGCTTGATGGGGTTTTGGGCGTGTTCTGGTGGTGGCTGAGCCGGGTGTCTGAACTGCCTTTTCCGG includes these proteins:
- a CDS encoding DNA internalization-related competence protein ComEC/Rec2 — encoded protein: MRSRLVRQALFVVGAFCAGMAWVAWHAELRLNQRLPAELEGVPVSVSGYVCDVPAPGSFDSLKFSFCVTHWHRPDDELSGTSLPDRLRLAWYGADRRWLPDHRLRLTVVLKRPHGALNPEGFRYEDWLFRHGYRATGSVRSIEPDTQVPCGLRCHYAKQHGQVVRWVQHQFAGARQVSLIGSLLVGYRGELEPAQWSLLRATGTIHLVAISGLHLGLIAVGVNLIAGRLIRRVPVAWMTESARRGWIYSAIAVSCLLYALVAGFTVPTQRALIMVLVGGWSLLLARADGVWRPLIYALGLTLVMDPFAPLDQGFWLSFAAVAVLIGVFSGRVGRLGWVRSLLMAQVAVFAGLWPALILVGQAQPLAGALANLVAIPWISLVVMPLLMIAGVSAALLPELAELFVPLLDGVLGVFWWWLSRVSELPFPDVRPGIVVVGLFALMILSVVHSPFLSSRLAAGFIALLWFCQNQSPTVNASVLVPEVRVWDVGQGMSILVRHQNDVLLYDTGPEVPGVFSAVESVILPNLRALGVVRVDTLVVSHADSDHAGGLSTLAKAFDVGAVVSGEPEEVREKLGPGLRVLRCDPGQARVGELAVEFWRSPGTQEGNDASCVLRVRSPDRRVEWILPGDISRQVEQEYLAQSQGTWDNAAARIMIAPHHGSKTSSSREWVAYSRPDAVIFSAGYRHRFGHPHRAVTARYREFGARLFSTACSGALTFSVDEDGLQISEAWPGTPFWIGGEGQTRGDCKIP